A window of Leclercia adecarboxylata contains these coding sequences:
- a CDS encoding sugar transporter: protein MTTHTVSRRVAWLRVVTLAVAAFIFNTTEFVPVGLLSDIASSFGMETAQVGIMLTIYAWVVALMSLPFMLLTSQIERRKLLIGLFVLFIASHVLSFLAWDFRVLVISRIGIAFAHAIFWSITASLAIRLAPAGKRAQALSLLATGTALAMVLGLPLGRIVGQMFGWRTTFFVIGLGALFTLLCLIKLLPKLPSEHSGSLKSLPLLVRRPALMSIYLLTVVVVTAHYTAYSYIEPFVQSVAGFSARFATILLLLLGGAGIIGSVLFGKLGNRHASLLVSSAIGLLMACLLLLLPASGSEMNLALLSIVWGVAIMIIGLGMQVKVLALAPDATDVAMALFSGIFNLGIGAGALVGNQISLHLSMASVGYLGAIPALAALIWSVLIFRKWPVTLEEQPHHG, encoded by the coding sequence ATGACAACTCACACAGTCTCCCGCCGGGTCGCATGGCTACGGGTGGTGACGCTCGCCGTTGCCGCGTTTATCTTCAACACCACGGAATTTGTTCCTGTCGGCCTGCTCTCGGATATCGCCAGCAGCTTCGGCATGGAGACCGCCCAGGTGGGGATCATGCTCACCATTTACGCCTGGGTCGTGGCGCTGATGTCGTTGCCCTTTATGCTGCTCACCAGCCAGATTGAACGCCGCAAACTGCTGATCGGGCTCTTCGTGCTGTTCATCGCCAGCCATGTGCTGTCGTTCCTGGCGTGGGACTTCAGGGTGCTGGTGATAAGCCGGATCGGCATTGCCTTCGCCCACGCGATTTTCTGGTCGATAACTGCCTCGCTGGCTATCCGGCTGGCCCCGGCCGGAAAGCGTGCCCAGGCGCTGAGCCTGCTGGCGACCGGTACAGCCCTGGCGATGGTGCTTGGCCTGCCGCTCGGACGCATCGTCGGGCAGATGTTTGGCTGGCGCACCACCTTTTTCGTTATCGGTCTCGGGGCGCTGTTCACCCTGCTGTGCCTGATTAAACTGCTGCCGAAACTGCCGAGCGAGCACTCCGGTTCGCTGAAAAGCCTGCCTCTGCTGGTGCGCCGTCCGGCGCTGATGAGTATTTATCTGCTGACGGTCGTTGTGGTGACGGCGCACTACACCGCCTACAGCTATATCGAGCCTTTTGTGCAGTCGGTCGCCGGGTTTAGCGCCCGTTTCGCCACTATCCTGCTGTTGCTGCTGGGGGGCGCAGGCATTATCGGCAGCGTGCTGTTTGGCAAGCTCGGCAACCGTCACGCCTCCCTGCTGGTAAGCAGCGCGATAGGCCTGCTGATGGCGTGTCTGCTGCTTCTGCTGCCCGCCTCGGGAAGCGAGATGAACCTGGCGCTGCTGAGCATTGTCTGGGGTGTGGCGATCATGATTATCGGTCTCGGGATGCAGGTTAAGGTGCTGGCGCTGGCGCCGGATGCCACCGACGTGGCGATGGCGCTCTTTTCCGGGATTTTCAATCTGGGGATTGGCGCAGGAGCGCTGGTTGGGAATCAAATCAGCCTGCATCTGTCGATGGCGTCGGTTGGCTATCTGGGGGCGATACCGGCCCTGGCGGCGTTGATCTGGTCAGTGCTGATCTTCCGCAAATGGCCCGTTACTCTGGAAGAGCAGCCGCATCACGGATAA
- a CDS encoding PhzF family phenazine biosynthesis protein produces MQDIEFFLVDAFSDDAFGGNPAAVCPLPEWLPDDTLLKMTQEHNQSETAFFVRHKGGIELRWFTTYGEVNLCGHATLATAWVLFNEMDYPDARIHFDTASGRLTVTRDGDWLTLDFPACPTQPETPPPEMLRALGLSHYLEARKGRAWVLVLENRQQVEAVVPDIHAMTPGEHKVSITARGEGEYDFVSRFFSPGVALWEDPVTGSAHTMLIPYWSEKLNKTALFARQVSARGGDVRCELKGDRVLMSGKASLYMKGHLFLR; encoded by the coding sequence ATGCAGGATATCGAGTTTTTTCTGGTCGATGCGTTCAGCGATGACGCATTTGGCGGTAACCCGGCGGCGGTGTGCCCGCTGCCGGAATGGTTGCCCGACGACACGCTGCTGAAGATGACGCAAGAGCATAACCAGTCGGAGACCGCCTTTTTCGTGCGCCACAAAGGCGGCATTGAACTGCGCTGGTTTACCACCTACGGCGAGGTTAATCTCTGCGGCCATGCGACCCTGGCCACCGCCTGGGTGTTGTTCAACGAGATGGACTATCCCGATGCCCGGATCCATTTTGATACGGCATCCGGCAGGCTTACCGTTACCCGCGACGGCGACTGGTTAACGCTCGATTTTCCGGCCTGTCCGACGCAACCAGAGACCCCACCACCAGAGATGCTCCGCGCGCTGGGGTTAAGCCATTACCTTGAAGCCCGCAAGGGGCGCGCCTGGGTGCTGGTGCTGGAAAACCGCCAGCAGGTTGAGGCGGTAGTGCCGGATATCCACGCCATGACGCCGGGCGAGCACAAAGTGTCGATCACCGCCCGGGGCGAAGGCGAATACGATTTTGTGAGCCGCTTTTTCTCGCCAGGCGTGGCGCTGTGGGAAGACCCGGTCACTGGCTCGGCGCACACGATGCTGATCCCGTACTGGAGTGAAAAACTCAACAAAACGGCGCTCTTTGCCCGGCAGGTCTCTGCCCGGGGCGGCGACGTCCGTTGTGAACTGAAGGGCGACCGGGTGCTAATGAGCGGCAAGGCATCGCTGTATATGAAAGGTCATCTGTTTTTGCGCTAA
- a CDS encoding PhzF family phenazine biosynthesis protein yields MKEIEFYLVDAFSDRAFGGNPAAVCPLEAWLPDDVLLKMAQQHNQSETAFFVRNDTGFELRWFTTQYEINLCGHATLASAHVIFEYLDYPQTEIVFSTRFVGDLRVKRSGDWLTLDFPAWGCDPVANPPELLFKTLGIREAKEVRVGRDYLVVLENQQQVEALTPDIDGMMPLDKMVCVTAPGDEYDFVSRFFCPGEGVAEDPVTGSAHSMLIPYWSEKLGKTTMLARQVSARGGDLRCELKGDRVLIGGQAALYLKGTVFLR; encoded by the coding sequence ATGAAAGAAATAGAATTCTATCTGGTCGATGCGTTTAGTGACCGCGCGTTTGGTGGAAATCCCGCAGCCGTTTGCCCGCTGGAGGCCTGGCTGCCGGATGACGTGCTGTTGAAAATGGCACAGCAGCATAACCAGTCGGAAACCGCGTTTTTCGTGCGCAACGACACCGGCTTTGAGCTGCGCTGGTTTACCACGCAGTATGAAATCAACCTTTGCGGTCACGCCACGCTTGCCAGCGCGCACGTGATTTTTGAGTATCTCGACTATCCGCAGACCGAGATTGTCTTCTCCACCCGCTTCGTGGGCGACCTCAGGGTCAAGCGCAGCGGCGACTGGCTGACGCTCGACTTCCCGGCATGGGGCTGCGATCCGGTCGCCAACCCGCCTGAACTGCTGTTCAAAACGCTGGGCATCCGCGAGGCGAAGGAGGTGCGGGTAGGGCGCGATTACCTGGTGGTGCTGGAAAACCAGCAGCAGGTAGAGGCCTTAACCCCGGATATCGACGGCATGATGCCGCTGGACAAGATGGTCTGCGTGACCGCGCCGGGGGACGAGTATGATTTTGTCAGCCGCTTTTTCTGCCCGGGGGAAGGTGTGGCGGAAGATCCGGTCACCGGCTCTGCTCACAGCATGCTGATCCCCTACTGGAGCGAGAAGCTGGGTAAAACCACGATGCTGGCCCGCCAGGTTTCCGCCCGCGGCGGGGATCTGCGCTGCGAGCTGAAGGGCGACCGGGTGTTGATCGGCGGGCAGGCGGCGCTTTATCTCAAAGGCACCGTGTTCCTGCGTTAG
- a CDS encoding DUF924 family protein, producing MEYTPLLEFWFHDQHQPLWFTRNDAFDAKCKYRFAPLWQAACRGELFHWRATAHGRLAEIILLDQLSRNLNRNDGKAWQQDGMALILSQELVYQPMWNELNNNEKGVSLLPMMHAESRVIHQEAERLFIALNEPGFLKAEIKHRAIIERFGRYPHRNSLLNRHSTPQEVEWLKHNKGF from the coding sequence ATGGAATACACCCCTCTGCTTGAATTCTGGTTTCACGACCAGCATCAACCCCTTTGGTTTACCCGCAACGACGCGTTTGACGCCAAGTGCAAATATCGCTTCGCCCCGCTATGGCAGGCCGCCTGCCGGGGTGAGCTGTTTCACTGGCGCGCCACGGCCCACGGGCGGCTGGCTGAAATCATTCTTCTGGATCAGTTATCCCGCAACCTTAACCGCAACGATGGCAAGGCCTGGCAGCAGGACGGCATGGCGCTGATCCTCTCCCAGGAGCTGGTGTATCAACCGATGTGGAATGAACTCAACAACAATGAAAAAGGGGTATCGCTGCTGCCAATGATGCATGCGGAATCGAGGGTCATTCATCAGGAGGCCGAGCGGCTGTTTATCGCCCTGAACGAGCCGGGCTTTTTGAAGGCGGAGATTAAACACCGGGCCATCATTGAGCGCTTTGGCCGCTATCCGCACCGCAACAGCCTGCTAAATCGCCACTCCACCCCTCAAGAGGTGGAGTGGCTTAAACACAACAAAGGCTTTTGA
- a CDS encoding SDR family NAD(P)-dependent oxidoreductase — translation MRTAIVTGASSGIGEAIVKRLLDEGWQVTGLSRRRVDNAHPGFTSLSLDLSDTVTLAAALEPLPVPQAIVHAAGMMAAAPLGELEHAVSARLWGLHIHAAEVLFNHFAPRMSAGGRLVAIGSRTSRGAAGRSQYVATKAALVGMMRSWAAELAPRGITANVVAPGATQTPMLSAPGRQTSPPKVPPMGRLITPDEVAAMVSYLLSDDAAPVTGQELVLCGGASLG, via the coding sequence ATGCGTACTGCGATCGTCACGGGTGCCAGTTCGGGTATCGGCGAAGCCATCGTGAAGCGCCTGCTCGACGAGGGGTGGCAGGTCACGGGTTTAAGCCGCCGTAGAGTGGATAATGCCCATCCCGGTTTCACCAGCCTGAGCCTGGACTTAAGTGACACTGTCACGCTTGCGGCCGCGCTGGAGCCTCTTCCGGTGCCGCAGGCGATTGTTCACGCCGCAGGAATGATGGCCGCCGCCCCGCTCGGGGAGCTTGAACATGCGGTCAGCGCCCGTCTTTGGGGGCTGCATATTCACGCCGCCGAGGTTTTGTTTAACCACTTTGCACCACGAATGAGCGCGGGTGGACGGCTGGTCGCCATCGGCAGCCGCACCTCCCGGGGTGCCGCCGGGCGTTCGCAGTACGTGGCGACCAAAGCGGCGCTGGTGGGGATGATGCGCAGCTGGGCAGCAGAGCTGGCTCCGCGCGGGATCACCGCCAACGTTGTAGCCCCGGGCGCGACCCAGACCCCAATGCTAAGCGCGCCGGGACGCCAGACGTCGCCGCCAAAAGTGCCGCCGATGGGGAGATTAATCACCCCGGACGAGGTGGCAGCGATGGTAAGTTATCTGCTGAGCGATGATGCCGCCCCCGTCACCGGGCAGGAACTGGTGCTGTGCGGCGGGGCGTCTTTGGGGTGA
- a CDS encoding YhcH/YjgK/YiaL family protein produces MIIGHLNALPLAGLPSVLREILDRTDCTLAALTARDDGRWQPEGCPWFCHIGPAQTQPQARRHTEYHHQWADIQVVLSGVEIINAGMQSLAQEGDEERKPDLYIAPGAVHPVSIRLKRGDFAVFLPGEPHQALCAVDAPMTVRKAVFKVPRALLEG; encoded by the coding sequence GTGATTATCGGTCACCTCAACGCCCTGCCGCTGGCAGGGCTACCCTCGGTGCTGCGTGAGATCCTCGATCGCACGGACTGTACTCTGGCGGCGCTGACCGCCCGGGATGACGGACGCTGGCAGCCGGAAGGCTGCCCGTGGTTCTGCCATATTGGCCCGGCGCAGACTCAGCCCCAGGCCCGGCGCCATACGGAATATCATCATCAGTGGGCGGATATTCAGGTGGTGTTGTCGGGGGTGGAAATCATCAACGCCGGGATGCAGTCGCTGGCGCAGGAGGGCGACGAAGAGCGCAAGCCGGATCTGTACATCGCCCCCGGGGCGGTGCATCCGGTGAGCATCCGGCTTAAGCGCGGGGATTTCGCGGTGTTTCTCCCCGGCGAGCCGCATCAGGCGCTGTGTGCGGTCGATGCTCCGATGACCGTGCGCAAGGCGGTATTCAAAGTGCCGCGCGCACTGCTGGAGGGGTGA